From Caminibacter mediatlanticus TB-2, the proteins below share one genomic window:
- a CDS encoding glycosyltransferase, translating to MKVCAVIVTYGDRFYLLKQVIDACLKEGIDKIIVVDNASAENSRRQLKEYEKQIDKLKVIYLNENTGSAGGYKRGLQEAYNCEECEYIWLLDDDNMPTKDSLKILKDFWNKYDLEDKEENLCLLSFRPDRVIYKEAIMTNNPNLVLGRKNSFLGFHIIDLPKKVIRVIKRKIGMQTFKENSKIRYGQVAVAPYGGMFFHKKLIGSIGYPKEEFFVYADDHEWSYRVTKKNGKIILVLDSVLEDIEKSEGFRYGNKLNYFQLLLNISKMRSYYSIRNRVFFEKCLLVQNDKIWSLNRFIFLKILAFYVRDKDNKKNYENILKAIEDGENLCFT from the coding sequence TTGAAAGTATGTGCAGTAATAGTAACTTATGGAGATAGATTTTATTTATTAAAACAAGTAATCGATGCTTGTTTGAAAGAAGGAATAGATAAAATAATTGTTGTAGATAATGCATCTGCTGAAAATTCAAGAAGACAGTTAAAAGAGTATGAAAAACAAATTGATAAATTAAAAGTAATATATCTTAATGAAAATACAGGTTCAGCTGGGGGATATAAAAGAGGATTACAAGAAGCTTATAATTGTGAAGAGTGTGAGTATATTTGGCTTTTAGACGATGACAATATGCCAACAAAAGATTCTCTTAAAATTTTAAAAGACTTTTGGAATAAGTATGATTTAGAAGATAAAGAAGAAAATTTATGTTTATTATCTTTTAGACCTGATAGAGTTATTTATAAGGAAGCTATAATGACTAATAATCCGAATTTAGTTTTAGGTAGAAAAAATAGTTTTTTAGGATTTCACATAATTGATTTACCTAAAAAAGTTATAAGAGTTATAAAAAGAAAAATAGGTATGCAAACTTTTAAAGAAAATTCAAAAATTAGGTACGGGCAAGTAGCTGTTGCACCATATGGAGGTATGTTTTTTCATAAGAAGTTGATTGGTAGTATTGGGTATCCTAAGGAGGAATTTTTCGTATATGCAGATGACCATGAATGGAGTTATAGAGTTACTAAAAAAAATGGAAAAATTATTTTAGTTTTAGATAGTGTATTGGAAGATATTGAAAAATCAGAAGGTTTTAGATACGGTAATAAATTGAATTATTTTCAATTATTATTAAATATATCAAAGATGAGGTCATATTATTCTATTCGTAATAGAGTGTTTTTTGAAAAATGTTTATTAGTTCAAAATGATAAAATTTGGAGTTTAAATAGATTTATTTTTTTAAAAATTTTAGCTTTTTATGTTAGAGATAAAGATAATAAAAAAAATTATGAAAATATTTTAAAGGCAATTGAAGATGGAGAAAATTTATGTTTTACATGA
- a CDS encoding O-antigen ligase family protein, with translation MTLVIILSSSRMTILFLIIIPLSFAIVRIFNDFLNRFSIKKHYVKYIILLLLIIYFLIFITVHYWDEIKFLYAGLGIGGTSAHSSGTRINQMLETFEVFLKSPLIGYSLGGIPSAIGLSQDIIINSQIEAKNFEGMNVFLEILAASGIIGFLFFLLYLIFLFFKAFSISRKLKKTDYFFILIVKAFVFSLFWELMILMLNQNIFRPYLWILIGMLNATIFVGRESLYETYNYRFSNA, from the coding sequence ATTACTTTAGTTATAATTTTATCAAGTTCAAGAATGACAATTTTATTTTTAATAATAATTCCATTAAGTTTTGCAATAGTAAGAATATTTAATGATTTTCTAAATAGATTTAGTATTAAAAAACATTATGTAAAGTATATAATATTATTACTACTAATAATTTATTTTTTAATATTTATTACTGTCCATTATTGGGATGAAATTAAATTTTTATATGCTGGCTTAGGAATAGGAGGAACATCTGCTCACTCAAGTGGAACAAGAATTAATCAAATGCTAGAAACCTTTGAGGTGTTTTTGAAAAGTCCTCTAATAGGATATAGTTTAGGAGGTATTCCTTCAGCAATAGGTTTATCACAAGATATAATTATTAATTCTCAAATTGAGGCTAAAAATTTTGAAGGAATGAATGTATTTTTAGAAATTTTGGCAGCAAGTGGAATAATAGGTTTTTTATTTTTTTTATTATATTTAATTTTTTTATTTTTTAAAGCTTTCAGTATAAGTAGGAAATTGAAAAAAACTGATTATTTTTTTATTTTAATTGTGAAAGCTTTTGTTTTTTCATTGTTTTGGGAATTAATGATTTTAATGTTAAATCAAAATATTTTTAGACCTTATTTATGGATATTAATTGGGATGTTAAATGCAACTATATTTGTAGGAAGGGAATCTTTATATGAAACATATAATTATAGATTTTCGAATGCATAA
- a CDS encoding flippase: MLSKLKQKLQKEEYKRLLSNFISLSVLQGANYILPLITFPYLVRVLGVEKFGLLAFANATIAYFNILTDYGFNLTATREVSIYRDDKEKLIEIFSSVMTIKFILTILSLILLTILVFSFEKFRKDAIIYYLTFGIVIGQILFPQWFFQGMERMKYITFLNITAKIIFTIAIFVFIHKESDYWKVPLISSLGFIIAGILALYIIFKDFKIKFKIQSFPTIIYHLKEGWHIFISGIFTTIYTISTLFILGIFTNNIIVGYYSLAEKIVKAISGLFIPINSAIFPYISNLVNKSPEQAKFFLKRITLYSSLVIGILSIFVFVFSPEIIFLISGDVFSESVIILRILSFFPLIITIARIFSIDYLINFHYQNELSKIYFYSAILSLFFSFSLVPLFHAVGSALTVMFTELFATTYMYIIIKKRIL, from the coding sequence ATGCTAAGTAAGCTAAAACAAAAACTTCAAAAAGAGGAATATAAAAGATTATTATCAAATTTTATATCATTAAGTGTATTACAAGGAGCTAATTATATATTGCCTCTTATTACATTTCCATATTTAGTAAGAGTGTTAGGAGTAGAAAAGTTTGGACTTTTAGCATTTGCAAATGCGACAATAGCATATTTTAATATTTTAACTGATTATGGATTTAATCTTACAGCAACAAGAGAAGTTAGTATTTATAGAGACGATAAAGAAAAGTTAATAGAGATATTTAGTTCAGTAATGACTATAAAGTTTATATTAACAATACTTTCTTTAATTTTACTTACTATTTTAGTTTTTAGTTTTGAGAAGTTTAGAAAAGATGCAATAATATATTATTTAACTTTTGGAATAGTGATAGGTCAAATATTATTTCCTCAATGGTTTTTTCAGGGAATGGAGAGAATGAAATATATTACATTTTTAAATATTACAGCAAAGATAATTTTTACAATAGCTATATTTGTTTTTATTCATAAAGAGAGTGATTATTGGAAAGTACCATTAATAAGTTCATTAGGATTTATAATAGCAGGAATATTAGCTTTATATATAATTTTTAAAGATTTTAAAATAAAGTTTAAGATTCAATCATTTCCAACAATAATATATCATCTAAAAGAAGGATGGCATATATTTATTTCTGGAATTTTTACTACTATATATACAATATCAACTTTATTCATACTTGGAATTTTTACTAATAATATTATAGTGGGTTATTATTCTTTAGCTGAAAAAATTGTTAAAGCTATAAGTGGGTTATTTATCCCTATAAATAGTGCTATTTTTCCATATATATCAAATTTAGTTAATAAATCTCCAGAACAAGCAAAATTTTTTTTAAAAAGAATTACTTTATATTCTTCATTAGTAATAGGTATATTATCTATATTTGTTTTTGTTTTTTCACCAGAGATTATTTTTTTAATATCTGGTGATGTATTTAGTGAGTCAGTTATAATATTACGAATTTTATCATTTTTCCCACTTATAATTACAATAGCTAGAATTTTTTCTATTGATTATCTAATAAATTTTCATTATCAAAATGAGTTATCTAAAATATATTTTTATAGTGCTATATTGAGTTTATTTTTTTCTTTTAGTTTAGTTCCCCTTTTTCATGCTGTTGGTTCTGCTCTAACAGTAATGTTTACTGAGTTATTTGCCACTACTTATATGTATATTATTATTAAAAAAAGGATTCTATAA
- a CDS encoding glycosyltransferase family 4 protein, with protein sequence MEKIYVLHENGAKSHYKGLEYLCKQNNIKVEYREFSIIKLFLKSIFKKDFKGLKKQFLNFLFLLNLLISKNKRIVFGIAPYDWRLIFLNKILKNHTVYYHTSWVKWNRKFYPKKLFANLALIEFWENFLRNKVKYIFSVSEYTKKEIIRNLRIEPQKINVVYHSYEDDIFSYSDRELGNRFLFVGRLEKEKGLDEILEFFIDNRKYNLTIVGDGKLKSVVIDISNKYPNIIYKGFISNKKELAFIYNNHDYLLLNSKKTDYWEELFGMVIIEAMACGVIPIATKHKGPLEIIINNKTGFLIEEKNFIKFLQNFDFDNKEVLEKIKFNCIKYSKKFSVRNISKKWKKVLE encoded by the coding sequence ATGGAGAAAATTTATGTTTTACATGAAAATGGTGCTAAATCCCATTATAAAGGATTAGAATATTTATGTAAACAAAATAATATCAAAGTTGAGTATAGAGAATTTAGTATAATTAAGTTATTTTTGAAATCTATTTTTAAAAAAGATTTTAAAGGTTTAAAAAAGCAATTTTTAAATTTTTTATTTTTGTTAAATTTATTAATATCTAAAAATAAAAGGATAGTGTTTGGAATTGCTCCTTATGATTGGAGATTAATTTTTCTAAATAAAATTTTAAAAAATCATACAGTTTATTATCATACTTCTTGGGTAAAGTGGAATAGAAAATTTTATCCAAAAAAATTATTTGCAAATTTAGCTTTAATAGAATTTTGGGAAAATTTTTTGAGAAATAAAGTAAAATATATATTTTCTGTATCAGAATATACTAAAAAAGAAATAATAAGAAATTTAAGGATTGAACCTCAAAAAATTAATGTTGTATATCATTCATATGAAGATGATATATTTTCTTATTCTGATAGAGAACTTGGAAATAGATTTTTATTTGTAGGTAGATTAGAAAAAGAAAAAGGATTAGATGAAATCTTAGAATTTTTTATAGATAATAGAAAATATAACTTAACTATTGTAGGTGATGGGAAATTAAAATCAGTTGTTATTGATATTTCTAATAAATATCCTAATATTATCTACAAAGGATTTATAAGCAATAAAAAAGAGTTGGCTTTTATTTACAATAATCATGATTATTTATTATTAAATTCGAAAAAAACTGATTATTGGGAAGAATTGTTTGGAATGGTTATAATAGAAGCAATGGCATGTGGAGTTATACCTATTGCTACTAAACATAAAGGACCTTTGGAAATTATTATTAACAATAAAACAGGATTTTTAATAGAAGAAAAAAATTTTATAAAATTTTTACAAAATTTTGATTTTGATAATAAAGAAGTTTTGGAAAAAATTAAATTTAATTGTATCAAATATTCTAAAAAATTTAGTGTAAGAAATATAAGTAAAAAATGGAAGAAAGTTTTAGAATAA
- a CDS encoding glycosyltransferase family 4 protein, whose amino-acid sequence MKKALVHDWFSVYAGAEKCVESFTNIWDDFDVYSLIDFLSDKDREIILKGKYANTSFIQKLPFAKKKYRNYLPLFPFAIEQFDLSEYDLILSSSHAVAKGVLTHSTQLHICYMHTPIRYAWDLYFQYLKESNLQKGLKGLIAKYFLHKIRIWDISTINRVDYYIANSKYIAKRIKKIYGKNADVIYPPVDVDKFELCEKKEDFYLTASRLVPYKKIDLIVKTFNELDKKLVVIGDGPDMKKIKTIAKTNIEILGYQNDKVLIEYMQKAKGFVFAAKEDFGIMPVEAQACGTPVICLGEGGTKETVIDKITGIHFESQTVNSLKKAIETFEKMYDEFDFKLIRKNAEKYSRKRFEKEIKDYVENKYQVFVDKELNVKKSI is encoded by the coding sequence ATGAAAAAAGCATTAGTTCATGATTGGTTTAGTGTATATGCTGGGGCTGAGAAGTGTGTTGAGAGCTTTACAAATATTTGGGATGATTTTGATGTTTATAGTTTGATTGATTTTTTGAGTGATAAAGATAGAGAAATTATATTAAAAGGAAAGTATGCAAATACTTCTTTTATTCAAAAATTACCTTTTGCTAAAAAAAAGTATAGAAATTACTTGCCACTTTTTCCTTTTGCGATTGAACAATTTGATTTGAGTGAATATGATTTAATACTTTCATCATCTCATGCTGTTGCAAAAGGAGTATTAACTCATTCTACTCAGCTTCATATATGTTATATGCATACACCAATTAGATATGCTTGGGATTTATATTTTCAATATTTAAAAGAGAGTAATTTACAAAAAGGATTAAAAGGTTTAATAGCTAAATATTTTTTACATAAAATAAGAATATGGGATATTTCTACTATTAATAGAGTTGATTATTATATTGCTAATAGTAAATATATTGCTAAAAGAATAAAAAAGATTTATGGAAAAAATGCAGATGTTATTTATCCTCCTGTTGATGTGGATAAATTTGAGTTATGTGAAAAAAAAGAAGATTTTTATTTAACAGCTTCAAGGTTAGTCCCATATAAAAAAATAGATTTGATAGTAAAAACATTTAATGAATTAGATAAAAAGTTAGTAGTTATTGGTGATGGTCCTGATATGAAGAAAATAAAAACAATTGCAAAAACAAATATAGAGATTTTAGGATACCAAAATGACAAAGTTTTAATTGAGTATATGCAAAAAGCAAAAGGATTTGTTTTTGCAGCAAAAGAGGACTTTGGTATAATGCCAGTTGAAGCTCAAGCATGTGGTACTCCTGTAATATGTTTAGGAGAAGGGGGGACTAAAGAAACAGTTATAGATAAAATAACAGGTATTCACTTTGAATCTCAAACAGTTAATTCTTTAAAAAAAGCAATAGAAACTTTTGAAAAAATGTATGATGAATTTGATTTTAAATTGATTAGAAAAAATGCTGAAAAATATAGTAGGAAAAGATTTGAAAAAGAGATAAAAGATTATGTAGAAAATAAATATCAAGTGTTTGTTGATAAGGAGTTAAATGTTAAAAAGAGTATTTGA
- a CDS encoding glycosyltransferase family 2 protein, whose protein sequence is MEESFRIKGEKYFMNKKVYIIILNYNGWQDTIECLESVLKSDYNNYQIVVVDNNSPNNSMDYLKKWAKGELCLWLPDSNPVKRLSFPLEKKPLEYVFYTKEEALKGGIKEKEEKYKNPLIFIQAGENRGFAAGNNIGIKYALVKDDFEYIWLLNNDTVIKKDTLSKLINYADINHIGICGSVLKYYDNPNEIQAYGGKINRFFGTTSHNKNINELKKGLDYIVGASFMINKKVINKIGLMDENYFLYMEETDYCFNAKNNGFKLGVAIDSIVYHKEGASTGSTYKYNDNKSEFVDLLSIKNRIKFHKKYLGEGMGLYIGLFFTILNRIRRKQYKRVLKILNLIKEEYKK, encoded by the coding sequence ATGGAAGAAAGTTTTAGAATAAAAGGAGAAAAATACTTTATGAATAAAAAGGTCTATATTATTATATTAAATTATAATGGATGGCAAGATACAATAGAGTGTTTAGAAAGTGTATTAAAAAGTGATTATAATAATTATCAAATAGTTGTAGTTGATAATAATTCTCCAAATAATTCAATGGATTATTTAAAAAAATGGGCAAAGGGAGAATTATGTTTGTGGTTACCAGACTCTAATCCTGTAAAAAGGTTATCTTTTCCTCTTGAAAAGAAACCATTAGAATATGTATTTTATACAAAAGAAGAAGCATTAAAAGGTGGAATTAAAGAAAAAGAGGAAAAATATAAAAATCCTTTAATTTTTATACAAGCAGGAGAGAATAGGGGTTTTGCAGCAGGAAATAATATAGGTATTAAATATGCTTTGGTTAAAGACGACTTTGAGTATATTTGGCTTTTAAATAATGATACAGTAATTAAAAAAGATACTTTGAGTAAGTTAATTAATTATGCAGATATTAACCATATTGGTATTTGTGGAAGTGTGTTAAAATATTATGATAATCCTAATGAAATTCAAGCATATGGAGGCAAAATAAATAGATTTTTTGGAACCACTTCTCATAATAAAAATATTAATGAATTAAAAAAAGGTTTAGATTATATAGTTGGGGCTTCTTTTATGATAAATAAAAAAGTAATAAATAAAATTGGATTAATGGATGAAAATTATTTTCTTTATATGGAAGAAACTGATTATTGTTTTAATGCTAAAAATAATGGATTTAAATTAGGTGTAGCTATTGATAGTATTGTGTATCATAAAGAGGGTGCTTCTACTGGTTCAACTTATAAATATAATGACAATAAAAGTGAATTTGTAGATTTATTAAGTATTAAAAATAGAATAAAGTTTCATAAAAAATATTTAGGAGAAGGAATGGGACTTTATATTGGATTATTTTTTACAATTTTAAATAGAATTAGAAGAAAACAGTATAAAAGAGTATTAAAAATATTAAATCTTATAAAAGAAGAGTATAAAAAGTGA
- a CDS encoding glycosyltransferase family 4 protein: MKHIIIDFRMHNASGIGTYIKNIVPFLLNNFDITLLAKSEELQNYNLKNKVKVIECNSNIYSIKEQFELFKKIPKCDVFWSPHYNIPVLPIKAKKRIVTIHDVYHLAFYDTLNLKQKLYAKFMINQAVSKSDIILTVSEFSKNEIIKYTNTRKEIKVIYNAINFNKFKVINNNLEKLKNKYSLPNEFILFVGNVKPHKNLKRLLLAIKDLDINLVFVGKKDGFITGDENIKKLITKNNLKERIYFTGYVKDEDIPVIYNLAKLFVFPSLYEGFGIPPLEAQACGCPIIVSNVASLPEVCGDSALYCNPYDVNDIKEKIEVLLNNKQLREELIQKGFENIKRFSWEKSAKKIIDVIEGLK; this comes from the coding sequence ATGAAACATATAATTATAGATTTTCGAATGCATAATGCATCAGGAATTGGAACTTATATTAAAAACATTGTTCCATTTTTATTAAATAATTTTGATATTACCTTACTGGCTAAAAGTGAGGAATTACAAAATTATAATTTGAAAAATAAGGTAAAAGTTATTGAATGCAACTCAAATATTTATTCTATAAAAGAACAATTTGAACTTTTTAAAAAAATACCTAAATGTGATGTTTTTTGGTCACCTCATTACAATATACCAGTTTTACCTATAAAAGCTAAAAAAAGAATAGTTACTATTCATGATGTTTATCATCTTGCTTTTTATGATACACTTAATTTAAAACAAAAGTTATATGCAAAGTTTATGATAAATCAAGCAGTTTCAAAAAGTGATATTATTTTAACAGTTTCAGAATTTTCTAAAAATGAGATTATAAAATATACAAATACAAGAAAAGAGATAAAAGTTATTTATAATGCTATTAACTTTAATAAATTTAAAGTAATTAATAATAATTTAGAAAAATTAAAAAATAAATATAGTTTACCAAATGAATTTATATTGTTTGTAGGGAATGTAAAGCCACATAAAAATTTAAAAAGATTATTATTAGCAATTAAAGATTTAGATATAAATTTAGTTTTTGTAGGGAAAAAAGATGGTTTTATTACAGGTGATGAGAATATTAAAAAATTAATAACTAAAAATAATTTAAAAGAAAGAATTTATTTTACTGGTTATGTAAAGGATGAAGATATACCAGTTATTTATAATTTAGCTAAATTGTTTGTCTTTCCCTCACTTTATGAAGGTTTTGGTATTCCTCCTCTTGAAGCACAAGCTTGTGGATGTCCTATTATTGTTTCAAATGTTGCAAGTCTTCCAGAAGTGTGTGGAGATAGTGCATTATATTGCAATCCTTATGATGTGAATGATATAAAAGAAAAAATAGAAGTTTTACTAAATAATAAACAATTAAGAGAAGAATTAATTCAAAAAGGATTTGAAAATATTAAGAGATTTAGTTGGGAAAAATCTGCAAAAAAAATTATTGATGTAATAGAAGGATTAAAATGA
- a CDS encoding sugar transferase → MLKRVFDIVFSSIVLVLFFPLFLIIALIIKLTDKGSVFFRQERIGYKRKPFKIIKFRSMYSDAQERLKDILENDKKAKEEWEKSFKLKNDPRITPIGKFLRKTSLDELPQFINVLKGDMSIVGPRPIVEEELKKYYKGKEYIFDVAKPGITGLWQVKGRSDIEDYNERIKLDEEYIKNQSFLYDLKIILKTIKVMLTGKGAY, encoded by the coding sequence ATGTTAAAAAGAGTATTTGATATTGTTTTTTCAAGTATTGTTTTAGTTTTGTTCTTTCCTTTATTTTTAATAATTGCATTAATTATAAAATTAACTGATAAAGGAAGTGTTTTTTTTAGGCAGGAAAGAATAGGGTATAAAAGAAAACCTTTTAAAATAATAAAATTTAGGTCTATGTATTCTGATGCACAAGAGAGATTAAAAGATATTTTAGAAAATGATAAAAAAGCAAAAGAAGAATGGGAGAAAAGTTTTAAATTAAAAAATGATCCAAGAATTACTCCTATTGGAAAGTTTTTAAGAAAAACTTCTCTTGATGAACTTCCTCAATTTATAAATGTTTTAAAAGGTGATATGAGTATAGTTGGTCCAAGACCTATTGTTGAAGAAGAGTTAAAAAAATATTATAAAGGAAAAGAATATATTTTTGATGTAGCCAAACCAGGAATAACAGGGCTTTGGCAAGTAAAAGGGAGAAGCGATATAGAAGATTATAATGAAAGAATAAAACTTGATGAAGAATATATAAAAAACCAATCTTTTTTATATGATTTAAAAATCATTTTAAAAACTATAAAAGTAATGCTAACAGGAAAAGGGGCTTATTAA
- a CDS encoding glycosyltransferase family 2 protein — protein MFTRDKLISVVMATYNGEKFLREQLDSILNQTYKNLEIIICDDCSTDKTWKILEEYKQKDQRIKIFKNETNIGYVKNFEKAISLCKGDFIALSDQDDIWIENKIEILLKNIKNYDLIHSDAYLIDETGTVIHNSYSSLSKKYLYPKDIVELAFTPSVTGCTCMFTKSLKNKAIPFCKNIHVHDLWISLVAFKNNGIIYYDTPLIKYRQHANNQIGALKQKTSLFDKIKKVKNIYNIKISLNKFLSNNLNRLKCIEKYFILTQEEKSYLENVKCMYNYLSMKNVRFFYYFFKVKNKIWKDLIFYNKLKNVILIYIKLILLDFKGKN, from the coding sequence ATGTTTACTCGAGATAAATTAATTTCAGTAGTGATGGCAACATATAATGGAGAAAAATTTTTAAGAGAGCAATTAGACTCTATTTTGAATCAAACATATAAAAATTTAGAAATTATTATTTGCGATGATTGTTCTACAGATAAAACTTGGAAAATTTTAGAAGAATATAAACAAAAAGATCAAAGAATAAAAATATTTAAAAATGAAACTAATATTGGTTATGTGAAAAATTTTGAAAAAGCGATTTCCTTATGTAAGGGAGATTTTATAGCCTTGAGTGACCAAGATGATATATGGATTGAAAACAAAATTGAAATTTTGCTAAAAAATATAAAAAATTATGATTTAATACATTCTGATGCTTATTTAATAGATGAAACAGGAACTGTTATTCATAATAGTTATTCTTCTCTTTCAAAAAAATATTTATATCCAAAAGATATTGTTGAGTTGGCTTTTACTCCTAGTGTTACAGGTTGTACTTGTATGTTTACTAAAAGTTTAAAAAATAAGGCTATACCTTTTTGCAAAAATATTCATGTTCATGATTTGTGGATTTCCTTAGTGGCTTTTAAAAATAATGGTATCATATATTATGATACACCATTAATAAAATATAGACAACATGCTAATAATCAAATTGGTGCATTAAAACAAAAGACAAGTTTATTTGATAAGATTAAAAAGGTTAAGAATATATATAATATAAAAATCTCACTAAATAAATTTTTATCAAATAATTTAAATAGATTAAAATGTATAGAAAAGTATTTTATTTTAACACAAGAAGAGAAATCTTATCTAGAAAATGTAAAATGTATGTATAACTATTTATCTATGAAGAATGTTAGATTTTTTTATTATTTTTTTAAAGTAAAAAATAAGATATGGAAAGATTTGATATTTTATAATAAATTAAAAAATGTAATTCTAATTTATATTAAATTGATTCTATTAGATTTTAAAGGTAAAAATTGA